From the Hymenobacter yonginensis genome, one window contains:
- a CDS encoding PH domain-containing protein, with product MEQGEGRRFGIETASHLDLDAELKIWFSGETQPSVMRKFNKQVNIYDSQKILAQHVLF from the coding sequence GTGGAACAGGGCGAAGGTAGGCGTTTCGGCATCGAAACGGCCAGCCATCTGGACCTGGATGCAGAGCTAAAAATCTGGTTTTCCGGCGAAACCCAACCCAGCGTAATGCGCAAGTTCAACAAGCAGGTCAATATCTATGATTCGCAGAAAATACTGGCCCAGCACGTACTGTTCTAA
- a CDS encoding DUF3667 domain-containing protein, which yields MSSISLPSAPVAAHLPLPSEAAHTAAHTCLNCGHPVPDRFCGRCGQDAHHTHRLTMADMPHDVLHSIWHVDKGILYTLRTMIRRPGPTIREYLAGKRVDHFRPLALLFMITGLYALLSSVLHIQMLPPRDPTMPEAVWKMQQASTGFLMKYMSWCYVAMVPVWALFARWFLRRGGYNYAECLIIAAFVTAIINFFALLYLPVTYTYSDTPQIGMASVLFMLPVVAYSTWAYGSLLKHTTLSLARRLWCGFMTYMLGYIVCVLVIVITTYAINWSTFKEAMKQQMEQQRLQQARVGKPAAALLR from the coding sequence ATGTCCTCCATCTCCTTGCCTTCCGCACCTGTAGCCGCGCACCTTCCACTTCCGTCAGAAGCCGCGCATACCGCCGCACACACGTGCCTGAACTGCGGCCACCCCGTACCCGACCGGTTCTGCGGGCGCTGCGGGCAGGACGCCCACCACACCCATCGCCTCACCATGGCCGACATGCCCCACGACGTGCTGCATTCCATTTGGCACGTTGATAAGGGCATTCTGTACACACTGCGCACCATGATCCGGCGGCCCGGCCCTACCATCCGGGAGTATCTGGCGGGCAAGCGCGTCGACCATTTTCGGCCCCTGGCGCTGCTGTTTATGATAACGGGGCTGTACGCACTGCTGTCGTCGGTGCTGCACATTCAGATGCTGCCGCCCCGCGACCCCACTATGCCCGAGGCAGTGTGGAAGATGCAGCAAGCTTCCACCGGCTTCCTCATGAAGTACATGAGCTGGTGCTATGTGGCCATGGTACCGGTATGGGCGCTGTTTGCGCGGTGGTTTCTGCGGCGCGGCGGCTACAACTACGCCGAATGTCTGATTATCGCGGCCTTTGTTACAGCCATTATCAACTTCTTTGCCCTGCTATACCTACCAGTCACGTACACATATAGTGATACGCCCCAGATTGGTATGGCCAGCGTGTTGTTCATGCTGCCGGTGGTTGCCTACTCCACTTGGGCTTATGGCAGCTTGCTCAAGCACACTACCCTAAGCCTGGCCCGCCGCCTGTGGTGCGGCTTCATGACCTACATGCTGGGCTACATAGTCTGCGTACTGGTGATTGTGATTACTACCTACGCCATCAACTGGTCTACTTTCAAAGAAGCTATGAAGCAGCAGATGGAGCAGCAACGGCTGCAGCAGGCCCGCGTCGGTAAGCCCGCTGCGGCTCTACTTCGGTAG
- a CDS encoding deoxyhypusine synthase family protein: MQITNFLKHHYRHFNAAALIDAAEGYNKHLAEGGKMMITLAGAMSTAEMGIQLAELIRQDKVQIISCTGANLEEDIFNLVAHDFYERVPNYRDLTPADEQALLERHMNRVTDTCIPEEEAMRRLEHSVLKFWEKADKAGEQYFPHEFFYQILKSGELEQYYQIDPKDSWMLAAAEKNLPIICPGWEDSTLGNIFAGHVISGDIKNVHTVRTGIEYMIYLADWYTQQATEESKVGFFQIGGGIAGDFPICVVPMLHQDLGRTSVPLWGYFCQISDSTTSYGSYSGAVPNEKITWGKLGQDTPKFIIESDATIVAPLVFAMVLGQ; the protein is encoded by the coding sequence ATGCAAATCACCAACTTCCTCAAGCACCACTACCGCCACTTCAACGCCGCCGCGTTGATTGATGCCGCCGAAGGCTACAACAAGCACCTGGCCGAAGGCGGGAAGATGATGATTACCCTGGCCGGCGCCATGAGCACCGCCGAAATGGGCATCCAGCTGGCCGAGCTCATTCGCCAGGACAAGGTGCAGATCATCAGCTGCACGGGTGCCAACCTGGAGGAGGACATCTTCAACCTAGTGGCCCACGACTTCTACGAGCGGGTGCCCAACTACCGCGACCTGACCCCCGCCGACGAGCAGGCCCTGCTGGAGCGCCACATGAACCGCGTAACCGATACCTGCATTCCGGAGGAAGAAGCCATGCGCCGCCTCGAGCACTCGGTGCTGAAGTTCTGGGAAAAGGCCGACAAGGCCGGCGAGCAGTATTTCCCCCACGAGTTCTTCTACCAGATCCTGAAGTCGGGCGAGCTGGAGCAGTACTACCAGATTGACCCCAAGGACAGCTGGATGCTGGCCGCCGCCGAGAAAAACCTGCCCATCATCTGCCCCGGTTGGGAAGACAGCACGCTGGGTAACATTTTCGCCGGCCACGTCATCTCGGGCGACATCAAGAACGTGCACACCGTGCGCACCGGCATCGAGTACATGATTTACCTGGCCGACTGGTACACCCAGCAGGCTACCGAGGAAAGCAAAGTAGGCTTCTTCCAGATTGGCGGCGGCATTGCCGGCGACTTCCCCATCTGCGTGGTGCCGATGCTGCACCAGGACCTGGGCCGCACCAGCGTTCCGCTGTGGGGCTACTTCTGCCAGATTTCGGACTCGACCACCTCGTATGGCTCGTACTCCGGTGCCGTGCCGAACGAGAAAATTACCTGGGGCAAGCTGGGCCAGGACACTCCTAAGTTCATCATCGAGTCGGATGCTACCATCGTAGCGCCGCTGGTGTTTGCCATGGTGCTGGGCCAGTAA
- the hslV gene encoding ATP-dependent protease subunit HslV, translating to MKIRSTTVLGVRHNGQVALGADGQATMDKHVAKSNVRKVRKLHDGKVVTGFAGSTADAFLLLDRFEEKLGNYSGQLRRAAIELAKEWRKDQYLRKLEAMMVVCDKDELLIIAGSGDVLEPDSDVAAIGSGAMYAQAAALALKKHAPHLTARQMVEEALHIAADICIYTNHNLMIEEPV from the coding sequence ATGAAAATCCGTTCTACAACCGTGCTGGGCGTGCGCCACAACGGCCAGGTGGCCCTCGGGGCCGATGGCCAGGCCACCATGGACAAGCACGTGGCCAAGAGCAACGTGCGCAAGGTGCGCAAGCTCCACGACGGCAAGGTGGTCACCGGCTTTGCCGGCTCCACGGCCGATGCGTTTCTGCTGCTCGACCGGTTCGAGGAGAAGCTCGGCAACTACAGCGGCCAGCTGCGCCGTGCCGCTATCGAGCTGGCCAAGGAGTGGCGCAAAGACCAGTACCTGCGCAAGCTGGAAGCCATGATGGTGGTCTGCGACAAAGACGAGCTGCTCATCATTGCCGGCTCCGGCGACGTGCTGGAGCCCGATTCCGACGTGGCCGCCATCGGCTCGGGCGCCATGTACGCCCAGGCCGCCGCTCTGGCCCTCAAGAAGCACGCCCCCCACCTCACCGCCCGCCAGATGGTGGAAGAGGCCCTGCACATCGCCGCCGACATCTGCATCTACACCAACCACAACCTCATGATTGAGGAGCCGGTATAG
- a CDS encoding TonB-dependent receptor plug domain-containing protein: protein MKLADASTSLGAVQVVGSRSQNRSVTDSPSPVDIIDLREVTTKTGQLDVNQLLQFVAPSFNSNRQTGSDGADHVDPASLRGLGPDQTLVLVNGKRQHQSALVNLFGSRGRGNTGTDLNVIPAASIERIEILRDGAAAQYGSDAIAGVINIVLKSSVNELTASANYGAYEAKYRRDDQQFDGGNFNANVNYGVGLGEQGSFVNATVDFNQRQHTQRANVPAPDGLARREYGDPKVSNLSAYLNSKFALSDRSHIYVFGGANKRKGDAYAWTRFADDDRNVPSIYPNGFDPIITSDIVDVSAVAGVRTKLGEWELDLSNNFGSNRFEYGLRNTLNASLGAASPTNFYAGGFQLQQDVMSLGLTRNYKTVLQGLNVAAGAEFRREWYSLFAGEEASYRNYDPTKSGGSQGFPGYQPSDAIKADRDNVGTYVDAELSVSQQWLLAAALRYEHYTDFGSTLNYKVSTRYNLTEFLTLRGTYSTGFRAPSLAQINFNSTFTNFINGDPVEVLLARNNSAVTQKLGVPALKQETSNSANVGLTSRLGSSLSLTVDGYYIKVKDRVVLTSQFSADDPVIGPDLVALNVDQAQFFANAADTRSIGLDVVLNHTATLGTGRLNSTLAANVNNLKIDRVQTTGRLAGREDDFFGPREQAFVKASAPPSKINLTFDYQLGRFSTLLRFVRFDKVRLVDFDGADMNYDARITTDLTFSYALTDHLQLSAGSTNLFNRYPTMFNPQLTETGGAWDPVQMGANGRFYFAKLQARF, encoded by the coding sequence GTGAAGCTGGCCGACGCCTCCACCAGCCTGGGCGCGGTGCAGGTAGTGGGCTCGCGCAGCCAGAACCGCTCCGTCACGGATTCGCCCTCGCCGGTGGATATCATCGATTTGCGGGAAGTGACCACCAAAACCGGCCAGCTCGACGTGAATCAGCTGCTGCAGTTTGTGGCGCCCTCGTTCAACTCCAACCGCCAGACCGGCTCCGACGGCGCCGACCACGTCGACCCGGCCTCGCTGCGCGGCCTCGGCCCCGACCAGACGCTGGTGCTCGTGAACGGCAAGCGCCAGCACCAGTCGGCGCTGGTGAACCTGTTTGGCTCGCGCGGCAGGGGCAACACCGGCACCGACCTAAACGTCATTCCGGCGGCCAGCATCGAGCGGATCGAGATTCTGCGCGACGGCGCGGCGGCCCAGTACGGCTCCGACGCCATTGCCGGCGTGATTAACATCGTGCTGAAAAGCTCCGTGAACGAACTGACGGCCAGCGCCAATTACGGTGCTTACGAGGCCAAATACCGCCGCGACGACCAGCAGTTCGATGGCGGCAACTTCAACGCCAACGTCAACTACGGGGTGGGCCTGGGCGAGCAGGGCAGCTTCGTGAATGCCACCGTCGACTTCAACCAGCGCCAGCACACCCAGCGCGCCAACGTGCCCGCCCCCGATGGCCTGGCCCGCCGCGAGTACGGCGACCCGAAGGTGTCCAACCTCTCGGCTTACCTCAACTCCAAGTTTGCGCTGTCGGACCGCAGCCACATCTACGTGTTTGGGGGCGCTAACAAGCGCAAGGGCGATGCCTACGCTTGGACCCGCTTCGCCGACGATGACCGCAACGTCCCATCCATCTACCCCAACGGTTTCGACCCCATCATCACCAGCGACATCGTGGACGTGTCGGCGGTGGCCGGGGTGCGCACCAAGCTGGGCGAGTGGGAGCTGGATCTGAGCAACAACTTCGGCTCCAACCGCTTCGAGTATGGGCTGCGCAACACGCTGAACGCCTCGCTCGGCGCGGCCTCGCCCACCAACTTCTACGCCGGCGGCTTCCAGCTGCAGCAGGACGTGATGAGTTTGGGCCTGACGCGCAACTACAAAACCGTGCTGCAGGGACTGAACGTGGCCGCCGGGGCTGAGTTTCGGCGCGAATGGTACTCGCTATTTGCCGGCGAGGAAGCCTCCTACCGCAACTACGACCCCACCAAATCGGGCGGCTCGCAGGGCTTCCCCGGCTACCAGCCCTCTGACGCCATCAAGGCCGACCGCGACAACGTGGGCACCTACGTGGATGCCGAGCTGAGCGTGAGCCAGCAGTGGCTGCTGGCCGCCGCCCTGCGCTACGAGCACTACACCGACTTCGGCAGCACGCTCAACTACAAAGTATCCACGCGCTACAACCTGACCGAGTTTCTGACCCTACGCGGCACCTACAGCACCGGCTTCCGGGCCCCGTCGCTGGCTCAGATCAACTTCAACTCCACCTTCACCAATTTCATCAACGGCGACCCGGTGGAGGTGCTGCTGGCCCGCAACAACAGCGCCGTAACGCAGAAGCTGGGCGTGCCGGCCCTCAAGCAGGAAACCTCCAACAGCGCCAACGTGGGCCTCACCAGCCGCCTGGGCTCGTCGCTGAGTCTGACCGTGGATGGCTACTACATCAAGGTGAAGGACCGGGTGGTGCTCACCAGCCAGTTCTCGGCCGACGACCCGGTTATCGGGCCCGACCTAGTGGCGCTGAATGTGGATCAGGCGCAGTTCTTTGCCAACGCCGCCGACACCCGCTCTATTGGTTTGGATGTGGTGCTGAACCACACGGCCACGCTGGGCACCGGCCGCCTCAACTCCACGCTGGCCGCCAACGTCAACAACCTGAAGATTGACCGGGTGCAAACCACCGGCCGACTAGCCGGCCGCGAGGACGACTTCTTCGGGCCCCGCGAGCAGGCGTTTGTGAAAGCCTCGGCGCCGCCGTCCAAAATCAACCTCACCTTCGACTACCAGCTGGGCCGCTTCAGCACGCTGCTGCGCTTCGTGCGCTTCGACAAGGTACGGCTCGTGGATTTCGACGGCGCCGACATGAACTACGACGCCCGCATCACTACGGACCTGACCTTCAGCTACGCCCTCACCGACCATCTGCAGCTCTCGGCAGGCAGTACCAACCTGTTCAACCGCTACCCCACCATGTTCAATCCGCAGCTCACGGAAACCGGCGGCGCCTGGGACCCGGTGCAGATGGGCGCGAACGGGCGGTTTTACTTTGCTAAATTGCAGGCCCGATTCTGA
- a CDS encoding pyruvate dehydrogenase complex dihydrolipoamide acetyltransferase: MAEIIKMPKMSDTMTEGVIASWLKKVGDKVKSGDILAEVETDKATMELENYEDGTLLHIGPQAGEAVPVDGLLAIVGKEGEDISALLGGAAPAAAPAAEPAPEAAPAPEAAPAPAAAPAAPAPEAPKAEAPAPAAPAPAAAPAGNGKKATVIRMPKMSDTMTEGTIASWLKKIGDKVKSGDVLAEVETDKATMELENYEDGTLLYIGPKDGESVAVDGILAIIGEEGADVQALLGGQSGGSAAPVAPAPSPEAAPAAPAPEPALATAPAPAPAAPAAAAAPAAAVTAVAPAPAGTRILASPLAKSIAREKGIDLNGVKGSGENGRIVSRDLENAQPAAAAPAPAAQPAAAPAPAAAPAAAEAPKAEAPKAEATPAPAAQPADGTYTDTPVSQMRKVIARRLSESLFTAPHFYLTMEILMDRAMEVRTQLNTLSPVKLSFNDLVIKAAAVALKQHPAVNSSWLGDKIRQNKVVNIGVAVAVDEGLLVPVVRNADGKGLSTIATEVKELAGKAKSKKLQPAEWEGSTFTISNLGMFGIDEFTAIINPPDACILAVGGIKQTAVVKDGQLAVGNIMKVTLSCDHRVVDGATGAAFLQTLKALLEDPMRMLI, translated from the coding sequence ATGGCCGAAATCATAAAAATGCCCAAAATGAGCGACACGATGACCGAAGGGGTCATTGCCTCGTGGCTCAAAAAAGTAGGCGATAAAGTGAAATCCGGAGACATTCTGGCCGAGGTCGAAACCGACAAAGCCACGATGGAGCTGGAAAACTACGAAGACGGCACCCTGCTTCATATTGGCCCCCAGGCCGGCGAGGCAGTGCCCGTAGACGGGCTGCTGGCCATTGTTGGGAAAGAAGGCGAAGATATTTCGGCCCTGCTCGGTGGTGCCGCTCCAGCTGCCGCCCCCGCAGCCGAGCCGGCTCCTGAGGCAGCTCCCGCCCCTGAAGCCGCACCAGCTCCTGCTGCTGCCCCGGCCGCTCCGGCGCCTGAGGCCCCTAAAGCAGAGGCTCCGGCCCCTGCCGCTCCGGCTCCAGCGGCCGCTCCGGCTGGCAATGGCAAGAAAGCCACGGTCATTCGGATGCCTAAGATGAGCGACACGATGACCGAAGGCACCATTGCTTCCTGGCTCAAGAAAATAGGCGACAAAGTGAAGTCCGGCGACGTGCTGGCCGAAGTGGAAACCGACAAGGCGACCATGGAGCTGGAAAACTACGAGGATGGCACGCTGCTCTACATTGGCCCGAAAGACGGCGAATCGGTAGCCGTAGACGGCATCCTGGCCATCATTGGCGAGGAAGGCGCCGACGTGCAGGCCCTGCTGGGCGGCCAGAGCGGCGGTAGCGCGGCTCCGGTCGCACCCGCGCCGTCCCCGGAGGCGGCTCCTGCTGCTCCGGCTCCTGAGCCAGCTCTGGCAACCGCTCCGGCCCCGGCGCCTGCTGCTCCAGCTGCTGCCGCTGCGCCTGCCGCTGCCGTTACGGCAGTAGCCCCGGCTCCGGCTGGCACCCGCATCCTGGCGTCGCCGCTGGCTAAAAGCATTGCCCGCGAGAAAGGCATCGACCTGAACGGCGTGAAAGGCTCCGGCGAAAACGGCCGCATCGTGTCGCGCGACCTGGAAAACGCCCAGCCCGCTGCTGCAGCGCCCGCTCCGGCTGCGCAGCCTGCCGCCGCACCTGCCCCGGCCGCCGCGCCAGCAGCTGCCGAAGCGCCAAAGGCCGAAGCGCCCAAAGCGGAAGCTACTCCGGCTCCGGCCGCCCAGCCCGCCGACGGCACCTACACCGACACGCCGGTGTCGCAGATGCGCAAGGTGATTGCCCGCCGCCTCTCCGAGAGCCTGTTCACGGCCCCGCACTTCTACCTGACCATGGAAATCCTGATGGACCGGGCCATGGAGGTACGCACGCAGCTCAACACTCTCTCGCCGGTGAAGCTCAGCTTCAACGACCTCGTAATCAAAGCTGCCGCCGTGGCGCTCAAGCAGCACCCGGCCGTCAACTCCTCGTGGCTCGGCGACAAGATCCGCCAGAACAAGGTAGTGAACATCGGGGTGGCCGTGGCCGTGGACGAAGGCCTGCTGGTGCCTGTGGTGCGCAACGCAGACGGCAAAGGCCTCTCGACCATCGCCACTGAGGTGAAGGAGCTGGCCGGCAAAGCCAAGAGCAAGAAGCTGCAGCCCGCCGAGTGGGAGGGAAGCACCTTCACCATCTCCAACCTGGGCATGTTCGGCATCGACGAGTTCACGGCCATTATCAACCCGCCGGATGCCTGCATCCTGGCCGTGGGCGGCATCAAGCAAACCGCGGTGGTGAAGGATGGCCAGCTGGCTGTCGGCAACATCATGAAGGTGACGCTCAGCTGCGACCACCGCGTGGTGGACGGTGCCACCGGCGCCGCCTTCCTGCAGACGCTGAAAGCCCTGCTCGAAGACCCGATGCGCATGCTCATCTGA
- a CDS encoding 3-keto-disaccharide hydrolase → MKTAFLFPVLLISLSAVGQNQPQGKPEETEVWKPVPKVVAATGVFTAPPSDALVLFNGRDLTQWVSVEDRTKPAGWKVADGLLTVDKKTGNIETKQKFTNYQLHLEWRVPATISGKGQVRGNSGLFLASLGKGDLGYELQILDSYQNETYVNGMAGSIYKQFIPLANPTQKPGQWQSYDVVWTAPTFKPDGSLQTPARVTVHFNGVLVQNNTELKGATVYIGPPSYQQHGPSPIKLQSHGDPSEPISFRNIWVREL, encoded by the coding sequence ATGAAAACCGCCTTCCTTTTTCCCGTTTTACTCATCAGCCTGTCAGCCGTGGGCCAGAACCAGCCGCAAGGCAAACCCGAGGAAACTGAAGTCTGGAAGCCCGTGCCGAAGGTGGTAGCGGCTACCGGCGTGTTCACCGCGCCGCCCTCCGATGCGCTGGTGCTGTTCAACGGCCGCGACCTGACGCAGTGGGTATCGGTGGAGGACCGCACTAAGCCGGCGGGCTGGAAGGTGGCCGACGGGCTGCTGACCGTGGACAAGAAGACGGGCAACATCGAAACCAAGCAGAAATTCACCAACTACCAGCTGCATCTGGAGTGGCGGGTGCCCGCCACTATCAGCGGCAAAGGGCAGGTGCGAGGCAACAGCGGCCTGTTTCTGGCCTCGCTGGGCAAAGGCGACCTGGGCTACGAGCTGCAGATTCTGGACTCGTACCAGAACGAAACGTACGTGAACGGCATGGCCGGCAGCATCTACAAGCAGTTTATCCCGCTGGCCAACCCTACCCAGAAGCCGGGCCAGTGGCAATCCTACGACGTGGTGTGGACCGCGCCTACCTTCAAGCCCGACGGCTCTCTGCAAACACCAGCCCGCGTAACAGTGCACTTCAATGGCGTACTAGTGCAGAATAACACCGAGCTGAAAGGTGCCACCGTTTACATCGGCCCGCCCAGCTACCAGCAGCACGGCCCGTCGCCCATCAAGCTCCAGTCGCACGGCGACCCGAGTGAGCCGATCAGCTTCCGCAACATCTGGGTGCGGGAGTTGTAG
- a CDS encoding hydroxypyruvate isomerase family protein produces the protein MATWNRRAALKGLITGTAAVGTLGVSAACAAEDQKTTSQPLKNNLKQSVCRWCFGKMPLDELCAAAKAMGLRGIDLVGPAEWPTLKKYGLDSPMCNGAEINLTDGFNDPKFHAQLRQRYAAMIPQVAQAGYTNLICFSGSRRGLSDEQGWTNCVEGLKPLMELAAKHKVVLVMELLNSKIDHPDYQCDRTAWGVELAKRLDSEHFKLLYDIYHMQIDEGDVIRTLTAYHRYIAHYHTAGVPGRHELDDTQELNYPAIMRAIVATGFQGYVAQEFMPRQADGLKSLREAVRLCDV, from the coding sequence ATGGCTACCTGGAACCGACGAGCCGCCCTGAAGGGCCTGATAACCGGCACGGCGGCCGTGGGTACGCTGGGCGTTTCGGCGGCGTGTGCAGCGGAGGATCAGAAAACCACTTCGCAGCCCTTGAAGAACAACCTGAAACAGTCGGTGTGCCGCTGGTGCTTCGGCAAGATGCCGCTGGACGAGCTGTGCGCGGCGGCTAAGGCAATGGGTCTCCGGGGCATCGACCTGGTGGGCCCCGCCGAGTGGCCCACGCTCAAAAAGTACGGCCTCGATTCGCCGATGTGCAACGGCGCGGAAATCAACCTTACCGACGGCTTCAATGACCCCAAATTCCACGCCCAGCTCCGGCAGCGCTACGCCGCCATGATTCCGCAGGTGGCGCAGGCCGGCTATACTAACCTCATCTGCTTCAGCGGCAGCCGCCGCGGCCTCTCCGACGAGCAGGGGTGGACGAACTGCGTGGAAGGCCTCAAGCCGCTGATGGAACTGGCCGCTAAGCACAAGGTGGTGCTGGTGATGGAGCTGCTCAACAGCAAAATCGACCACCCCGACTACCAGTGCGACCGGACCGCCTGGGGCGTGGAGCTGGCCAAACGGCTGGATTCGGAGCACTTCAAGCTGCTCTACGATATCTACCACATGCAAATCGACGAGGGCGACGTCATCCGCACCCTCACCGCCTACCACCGCTACATTGCCCACTACCACACCGCCGGCGTGCCCGGCCGCCACGAGCTCGACGACACCCAGGAGCTAAACTACCCCGCCATCATGCGCGCCATTGTGGCCACCGGTTTCCAGGGCTACGTGGCCCAGGAGTTCATGCCCCGCCAAGCCGACGGGTTAAAGTCGTTGCGCGAGGCCGTGCGGCTATGTGATGTGTAG
- a CDS encoding nucleoside permease: MTASIRIRLSIMMFLEFFIWGAWFVTLGTYLLHNLGASGTQVGVAFLTQSIGAIVAPFIIGLIADRFFSAQKILGVLHLAGAVLLWRASAAPDFGSFYPSILTYMVLYMPTLALVNSISFRQMQNPQKEFAPIRVLGTLGWIVAGLTIGWLNWEQTNSLQSTFLMAAGASALLGVFSFTLPATPPVKKDQTSSLGDLLGLEAIGMLRNRSYLIFFLASIAICIPLAFYYGFTNPFLNEVGMKSAAGVQSLGQVSELLFMLAIPLFFSRLGVKKMLAIGMAAWVLRYVFFAYGDGLGNYWMLIAGIVLHGVCYDFFFVTGQIYTDNLAGERFKSSAQGFITLATYGVGMLIGTLLSGRIFDAYQTTPTTHDWRMIWLIPAGIAVVVLLAFLAFFRDQPQPQATAAADTLHDPATSLTQAV, encoded by the coding sequence ATGACTGCTTCCATCCGCATACGGCTATCCATCATGATGTTCCTGGAGTTCTTCATCTGGGGCGCGTGGTTCGTGACGCTGGGCACGTACCTGCTGCACAACCTCGGTGCGTCGGGCACGCAGGTGGGGGTGGCGTTTCTGACGCAGTCCATCGGGGCCATTGTGGCGCCGTTCATCATCGGGCTCATTGCCGACCGGTTTTTCTCGGCCCAGAAGATTCTGGGCGTGCTGCACCTGGCTGGCGCGGTGTTGCTGTGGCGGGCCTCAGCGGCGCCTGATTTCGGCAGCTTCTACCCCAGCATCCTCACCTACATGGTGCTGTATATGCCCACGCTGGCGCTGGTGAACTCCATCAGCTTCCGGCAGATGCAAAACCCGCAGAAGGAGTTTGCGCCCATCCGGGTGCTGGGCACACTGGGCTGGATTGTGGCCGGCCTCACCATCGGCTGGCTGAACTGGGAGCAGACCAACAGCCTGCAAAGCACCTTCCTGATGGCGGCCGGCGCCTCGGCCCTGCTGGGCGTATTCAGCTTCACGCTGCCGGCCACCCCGCCCGTCAAGAAAGACCAGACCAGCTCCCTCGGCGACCTACTGGGGCTGGAAGCCATTGGCATGCTGCGCAATCGCTCCTACCTGATCTTCTTTTTGGCCTCCATTGCCATCTGCATTCCGCTGGCCTTTTACTACGGCTTTACTAACCCGTTTCTCAACGAAGTCGGGATGAAGTCGGCGGCGGGGGTGCAGAGTCTGGGGCAGGTGTCGGAACTGCTGTTTATGCTGGCCATTCCGCTGTTTTTTAGCCGGCTGGGCGTGAAGAAGATGCTGGCCATTGGTATGGCGGCCTGGGTGCTGCGCTACGTGTTTTTCGCCTACGGCGACGGCCTGGGCAACTACTGGATGCTGATTGCGGGCATCGTGCTGCACGGCGTCTGCTACGACTTCTTCTTCGTGACGGGCCAGATCTACACCGACAACCTGGCCGGGGAACGGTTCAAAAGCTCGGCCCAGGGCTTCATCACCCTGGCCACTTACGGCGTGGGCATGCTCATCGGCACGCTGCTCTCGGGCCGCATCTTCGACGCCTACCAGACCACGCCCACCACTCACGACTGGCGCATGATCTGGCTGATTCCGGCCGGCATTGCGGTGGTAGTGCTGCTGGCCTTCCTGGCCTTCTTCCGCGACCAGCCCCAGCCCCAGGCCACTGCCGCCGCCGATACCCTGCACGACCCCGCCACCTCACTCACCCAAGCCGTCTAA
- a CDS encoding c-type cytochrome, with protein sequence MKKAFLLLASGSFLLACGSDNTASTKAQEEYTLADESAPAQDSTTTANLSAVARQPQVDTSVTKIGTAPTGGAVAVGAKLMEGSDCASCHRENEKLIGPGYREIAAKYPNTAANVTMLAKKIINGGKGNWGEIPMTPHPALSQKDAEEMTRYILALK encoded by the coding sequence ATGAAAAAGGCTTTTCTATTGCTCGCGTCGGGCTCTTTCCTGCTGGCCTGCGGCTCCGATAACACCGCTTCCACCAAAGCCCAAGAAGAATACACCTTGGCCGACGAATCGGCCCCCGCTCAGGACAGCACCACCACCGCCAACCTCAGCGCCGTGGCCCGCCAGCCCCAGGTCGATACCAGCGTTACCAAAATAGGCACGGCCCCGACTGGCGGGGCAGTGGCCGTGGGTGCCAAGCTGATGGAAGGCTCCGACTGCGCCAGCTGCCACCGCGAAAACGAAAAGCTGATCGGCCCCGGCTACCGGGAAATTGCCGCCAAATACCCCAACACCGCCGCCAACGTGACCATGCTGGCCAAGAAGATCATCAACGGCGGCAAAGGCAACTGGGGCGAAATCCCGATGACGCCCCACCCCGCCCTCTCCCAGAAAGACGCCGAGGAAATGACCCGCTACATTCTGGCGCTGAAGTAG